The stretch of DNA CGCCTTTAACTGGCAGACTGCTCGGCTTGACCAGCAGGGGTGGCGGTGCCGCAGGACAGGCAGAAACGGTGAAAGCTGATATTGCGCTCGCCACAATTGCCGCATTTTTCTTTCAAGCGAATGCCGCAATGGACGCAAAAATCTGTCTCAACCCCGTCGCGCACAACAATAGATCTGTCACAGCCTGGGCAAGTTTTTGCCGCAATTTTCTTAAGCGCCGTTTCATATTCAATGCCTTGGCGACGTTCGCCCTCGCTACGGCTTTCTTCTAGTTTTTTACGGTCCAAATACCGCCGCATAGACCGTATGATGAAATGCCCCGCAATCACGGCCATGATGATACCGACGGTATAACGGACGTATCCGCCGTAGCTCGGCAGATAGGGCACAAGCTCGAAGAAAAAAGCAAAGAGCGCAAATAGCACAAAGCCCCGATATAGCGGCCAATAGGCGGCCTCTCGTTTTTTCGCAATCATCCACCCCGCAATAATGAGCAGCGGCAAGGTGAGGGCAAGGCGGTATAAAAATACCCGTAGCGTTTGTGCGTTTTGCGCTTTGCGGTACTCAGGCCGCGCCGCCGTAACTAAACGATTACGCTCTAGCCTGATATCGGCTTGGGCACGATTAAACTGCGTGAGCGCGGTTTGCGCGTCCGCTTGTACGCGGAGCGCCGCGCGCTCTTGATTTTGTAAGGCTTCGACGCTGCGTGTGCGGGCAATAACCTCTGGGTTTTGCGCTTGGCTTTCTGTGGCTGTGCGCGTCGCGAGCCAATTATCGAGTGACACTTTGGCAGAGGCATAATCCGTGCGCGCTTCTTGGGCGGCACTGCGGGCGTCCTCGACGGCGCGGGATAAAACTTGGCCTTGGTCTTCATTGGCCTCTAGTCGGGCGTCAATTGCGCGCAAGGCACTATCATCAACAAAGTCTTCAACGCTAATTTGACTATCCACGCGCGGCATGTCTTTGATAACCAGACTGCCGAGCCCAATAAGAAAGCCGGCAAAGACAATCGAGAGCAACCACATAACGATTGTATAAATCTGCTGGGGTCTGCGTGTTGATTTGGCCATGATTTCCTCCACTGATCATCTACACACTAGGTATTTTTAATCGTCTGCGCTACACCGCATTTATGAATGTCTTACAAGTCCTCCCAGCGCTTGGCTCTGGCGGTGTCGAACGCACGACCGTTGAAATTGCCCACGCTTTGCTCAAAAAGAAACACGGCGCGCAGGTGGCCTCTCGCGGGGGGCCGCTGGTCACGCCTTTGCGCGATTTGGGTGCGGTTTGCCACACATTGCCCATGCATAGCAAAAACCCCTTTACTTGGCGGCTCACCGCCATGGCATTGACCGCGATTATCCGTAGCCAGAGCATTGATATCGTTCATGTGCGCTCTCGCGCGCCTGCTTTTCCCGCACGCTGGGCGGTGGAAAAGGCCAAAAAGCGGGGTCATAATGTGAAACTCGTCACGACCTATCACGGGATTTATAACGCCAAATCCGATTTGAAGCGCAAATATAATGCGGTCATGACACGCGGTGATGCGGTGATTGCCAATTCCGAATATACGCGCGACCATATTGTCAAAGAACACGGCCTGGACGCTGACTTTATTGATG from Fretibacter rubidus encodes:
- a CDS encoding zinc ribbon domain-containing protein; the encoded protein is MAKSTRRPQQIYTIVMWLLSIVFAGFLIGLGSLVIKDMPRVDSQISVEDFVDDSALRAIDARLEANEDQGQVLSRAVEDARSAAQEARTDYASAKVSLDNWLATRTATESQAQNPEVIARTRSVEALQNQERAALRVQADAQTALTQFNRAQADIRLERNRLVTAARPEYRKAQNAQTLRVFLYRLALTLPLLIIAGWMIAKKREAAYWPLYRGFVLFALFAFFFELVPYLPSYGGYVRYTVGIIMAVIAGHFIIRSMRRYLDRKKLEESRSEGERRQGIEYETALKKIAAKTCPGCDRSIVVRDGVETDFCVHCGIRLKEKCGNCGERNISFHRFCLSCGTATPAGQAEQSAS